The DNA region ACCTGGCTGTGCAGAAAGGGTATAAATGCCGGATACGTCGTAGAGATATTTACCGTAATGGTGGATCTTATTGGCCCGGATGGTGTTGTTGCGCATGGCATTGGCAGTGGGTGTCCAGCCCCAACCCATGCTGATGCCTGAATAGGCTACGTTGCTGATCTCGTTATTTGCAATATTGATTCCCCTTACAAAACCTGCGCCTATACCAACACATCCCCAATCCTCGTTGGTCACATCGGTAACCAGGTTATTTGTAATGCTTTCATTGGTACAGATTTCCCTTTCATCTTTTGGGTTGTAAGGCAGGTGCACCTCAGTTGCTTCATCAGAAAAGGTGCCCACCAGGATGCCGCTACCTCCGATATCCCTGAACAGGTTACCGTTCACCTTATTGTTGTATGTACCGCGTTTATAATCCAGCCCTGTAGAGGCATGATGTTCAAAACTACATCCCTCAAATCCCGTATGATGCGCATAACTCACTTCTACTGCGGCTGCAGGGCGACCTACCCAGGCCTGGTTTTCCAAAGTCTTTTTACCGGGTGTGCCCGGAATCTTCAGTTTATAGGCATCCAGCATGTACATTCCAGCCTGATGCGGTACATGACCAAAACGCGAGGGCCTGAGCCAACCTGCGTGCTGGAAAGATATACCCTCAAAAAATACATAGCTTACCGAATGATCTATTGTACCTTCCATTTTCACCAGGGTCTCCAGGTAGGGTACAACCGCCTCAGCCTGCTGCATGTTTTCGCCTTGCCGCGGCCAGTAATAGAGTTTACCTTTCTGCCGGTCTGCATACCATTCACCCGGTTCATCCAGAAACTGTATGGCATTGCTAAGATAAAAAGGGGAATTGCCGGTTTTGGCAGAGATCCAGGGCGCAGGCCAGGGATGTTCCGACTGTACACGGCTTTCCGGTTCCATAAAGCTCAGCTCTGCTTCCCTTCCTTGTATTTTTACAGACTTTATGCGCAAATTGGCAATGGCCCACCATTGCTGGATCACCATCTCCATTCCGCTTACATTGCCCAGATCTTTTCCATTCGGCAAAGGAATCCTGCAGGTTTTTGCGGGAAAATTCCAGCTTAAAATGCGCTCCATTTCGCCGTGGTTACGGTCTCTTGCTTTTATGGCCTTTTTACCGTCAATCCAAAGTTGCCTGAATTCTAAATTATTGTCATCCAGATCAGCTATATCAATCATCCAAAGTTTCACTTTAACTTCATTCTGGACGCCAGGCAACGCATGCTGTACTTTTTCCCATCCTTTCAATGGCTTTCCTCCGCTCAACACGGCTACTGCACCTGCAGGTTTAATGATGCGTGTGGGACTATCGGCCGTACCCGAATCTTCAGGGCGGATGACTACTGGTTCTGCCAGTCTGTAAATTCCGTTTTCCATAATGATACGGATTCCGCTTTTAACGGCAGGGTCGTTTAAACGCCTCAGCTCACGTACTTTACGCAGGGCGTGATTTAGTGTAGCCAGTGGCCTGTCTTTTGTACCTTCATTGTCATCTCTCCCGATCGGGGAGACATAGATATCCACAGCATACAGGTTTGTACTTCCCATCAGCAGCAAAGCCATCAATGCAGGCATGAAAACCCGGATCTTCATTTTTCTCATGGATATCCTATTGAAAAACAGACTTCACGTATTTTGTATTTGCAGTAAAATTCCACTTCACATTCCTGGGGTCTTTGGCATCCCTGGAACGTTCAACCACCAGCCAGCCCCGCCAGCCCATGTCGTCCAGGGTTTTCCGTATGGCTTTCAGGTCTATTTTCGGATCATTCTCCAGCCATACCCCATCGTCGTTGGTACAATGGATCTGTATAATGTTCTTTTTACCCAGTATGCGAAGTTCTGTGCTCACATCGCGGCCATTTTTGATGGCGTTGGAAAAGTTAAAATAACTTTTGATAGCTCCTGAGCCTATGTCTTTTAACAGCTGGAGCTCAGCCTTGGCATCTAGTGCGGTTTCAATACCAATCACCACGCCTGCGGCCTCAGCCATTTTTCCGGCTACTTTTAAACGTTCTACCAGGGCTGGTCTTAACCCGGGATTTTTAACCAGGTCGCCCTGAACCCCAAGCGGAAGGAAAGCTACCTTTACTTTCATCGCCTTCATCGTAGCAATACAATCACCGATCATCTGCTGATAGGTAGGTCTGGTAGCCAGCGATTGAGCATAAAAGCCGGTCATGGCCAGTGAACAGACCTTCAGCCCGAGTTCCTTTGCTTTATCCATAAATTGCTGCCTTAGCATAGGGTCGGCCAGTTTATTGTCAAAAGTATCCCTGGTCCCTAACCCACCCATATCCAGTTCCAGCCCATCCGCACCAATCTGTTTACTCAGCTCAAAGGCACCCAGTTTCTGGCGTTTCAAAAGCATTAAATCTATTACGGCAACCTTATAACGTGGCTTTTTACCATTTACCCCGGCAATAAGTGCCGTATAGGGCCCGCTAAGCACCAGTCCCCCTGCAAGCAGGGCCATTTTCCCTATAAAATCACGTCTGTTCTCTGCTTTACTCATTTTGATATACTTGCTTTAAATACCTTTTCCAGTTGTTCAAACCCCTTTATTGCATTAGCGGGCAGGCGCTCGCCCTTATCGCCAAATACGTACATCGCAGGTTCTTTCTCTATGCTGCATTTACTTTCATCATAGTTACCCTGGTTATCTTTTACTGCCTTTCCGTTCAGCTTAAAATGTTCGATCAGAAAGTCGTACAGTGCCCTGCGCTTTGAAGGGCCAAAGTCGTGTCCTTCTTCGGGCAGGTGTACGTTCTGTACCTGGCTTTGCGCAGCATAATAAGCATAGATTTTTTTCAGAAAAGGCAGGTCATGATCGGGTACACTTGCGGTCCAGTCTTTCCCGTCTGATACCACAAGCTGAGGCTTAGGCGCAGCCATAGCCGCCAGTTCCACATTGTTTGTACTGCCGGCACAAAGGTGTATAGGCATGCCACTTTCACAAGGACAACCACCATAAAATGAAGAAGATAAAGAGACTACCGGAATACTTAGTTTAATTCTGTCATCCATGGCTGCCAAAAGCACCGTATGACTTCCACCTCCGGAACCGCCGCTGATCCCTACCCTATCCGGGTCTGTTTCTCTGAGCGATAGCACATAGTCCAGTATTCTGATACCGCCCAAGGTCTGTATACTTTGAGCCAGGCTGCGCCTATGGTCTTCGGCCTTGAACTGCAGCAATGATTCACCCCAGGCAAACAGGTCGTAACTAATGGCCATTGCACCCATCCTGGCGATCATGGCACAACGGATCTGGCAATCGGCCCGGTAACGTTGCTGTCCCCAATGACCATCCGGACTCAATACCACCGGTACCTTACCTCGCATGTGCAAAGGTTTATATAAAGACCCGTTCACATAAAGGCCCGGCAATATTTCAATCGCAATGTTTTCTACCGTATACCCCTCCATCATTCTTTTTGGTGTAAGGATAGGTTTTGCAACAGGCTTTGCAGGCATGGGCGACAATTGCTGTGCTGCATATAGGCAGGGCCTGATCAGTGCCTTACGCTGTTCCCAGCTCGATTTGTCTTGGTACAGGGTCGACAAATAATTGAGCATTTCCTGTCCTTCCTGTACCTGCCAGCGGTAATATTCGTATTCCTTCAGTTTATAAAGCCCCTCCTTTTCCCTGTTCGCCTTCATATCCAGGGGAGCCAGCACACTGGCAAGGGTTTCTTCCACACCCGGCCGAAACCGCCACAGCGCATAATTGACCCAGCGATCTGCTACCTGATTGTCATTATATTTTATTTTTACTTTAAAACGGCTTTCTATTTCCGCTAAAACAGTTTTAAGCGGTAGGCGGTATAATGAATCAGAATTTTGCATTTGAGCGCTTACAGGGCTTAAAAACAGCAAAACTCCAAAAAGCAAAAATAAAGTAAGGTGTTTCATCTCAGGGCTCCTCATTTTTAGTTTCGGTAATCACCGGTGCAGTATAGCCTTTTACGCTTGGCCATATGCCATTCACTATCTTTTTAAGCTTCAATCTGGCGGGGTCAACCACCACATGTTTGATCTTTTCCCTCCTCCAGGTATAAATGAAGTGCAGCATTCCATCTGAAGTCTGGATTACGGCAGGATAGGAATACTGACTGATGGGCGAATCTTCAAGAATCAGCGCCGCATACCATGTCTTCCCATCTTTAGATAACGCTACATTTAGCGGGGTACGCGGTCCTTTGGCCAGGTTTCCCGGAGGCAGCACATGGTTGTATACCAGCACATGTCTGCCGTCTTTCATGGTCACCGCATCGGTACCGGAATTGTTGTTTGGCAAGCTGGTTTTGGCCAGGGGCGACCAGGTTTCTCCGTTGTTGTCCGACCAGGATTCTACCAACGCCCTATTCCGACTCCTGGCCAGAATTTGTAATTTCCCCTGCCCGTGATCGAGAATACTTGGCTGTATGGCATCCAGTCCGCCCCCCGCAACAGGACCAACGGTTCGCCAGCTTTTGCCATTATCTTTAGTCACCTCAAAGTGAACCTTCCAGCCATCGCCTTCTTTGCTTGAAGGGCAAAACAGATTTCCGTTGTTCAGGAGCACCGGTTTGTTTTTAACAGGCCCTATATACCCTTCAGGAAGTTTTGTAGCTTCCGACCAGGTAATGCCCCCGTCTTTGGAACTGCGCATCATACCCCACCATTCTGAAGGTTTTGGGCCAATTTTATAGAACAGCAGCAAATCGCCTCCCGGCACCTGGTACAATACCGGATTCCAGGTAGGCAGCCTCTGTTGATCACTTTGAATACCGTTGGCCACCGAAACTGGCGCAAGCCAGGTTCCGTTCTGCTGGCGACTGACATAGATCTCCACATCAGGATGGCGCTCCCTGGTGCCGCCAAAATAAGCAGCAACCAGCCCCGTCGGGGTTTCGGCAATGGTAGCGGAATGGCAGGAAGGAAAAGGTGCTTTATCATACAGAAACTCGTCTGTAACAATTCCCGAACGCCATTTTTGCGATTGCGCCTTTAACCCTGTTCCGGTCAGGCAAATCAATAGTGTCAATATATATATTCCTCTGTTCATCTTCATATTATAGTTCAGTTGTAAATGAATAATCCCCTGAGCCCAATTCAAATACAGCCCGGTTGCCTTCCATTTGTATAAATTTCAATTCTTTTGCTTTCCTTGCACTGCGGCCGCTTTCTGTTACATGCTCTGCAGATTTCGTGGGAATACTGATCCTGGCGGTGGTATTGGCCGGGATGCTGATCTCCCATTTAAAGCTGGTTGACGACCTGGACCAGCTGCTGCTGATCATTCCGTAAACAGAACGGTAAGTTGCATTTACACTATCCAGTCCTTTCATCATTTCGGGCCTCATCACAATTTCTTTAAAGCCAGGTGCAGCCGCCTTGATGCCCGCCAGGTTTTCATAGTACCAGATCAGCAGGTCACCCAGCATCATCACATGGTTCTGGGAGTTCATCTTTGGCGCGGCGGTATCTCCGTTCCACAGTTCCCATATGGCTGTAGCTCCGTTTTCAATCATATAGCCCCAGGAAGGATAGGTCTTCTGCGTAGCGATCCGGTAAGCGAGATCGGCCCTGCCTATGCTGGTAAGCGTACGCATCAGGAAATTTGTTCCGATCACACCTGTGCTGAGGTGGCCATTATTTTTCTCTTCAATGATGCGGGCAATTTCCCGGGCTACTTTGGTTTTATTTACTTCTTCCACCAGACCAAAATACACCGGCAGCAGGTTGTCGGTTAAGGTATTGCCGCCATAATAGCCCTGGTCATTGTAAAATTTTCTGTTGAAATCCTTTCTCAGCTTTATAGCCAGGTCAGCATACAAGGTACTGTCCTGTTCGTTACCGGTAAGCCCGCTATAGGTAGTCATCATCTTAATCAGCTGGTAATAATAGGCAGTAGCAATCAATGCACTAGGATGCTTCTGATCCGCATTTACACCTTTACCTGCTTCTGCGGTAAGGGGTGGTGCACACCAGTCGCCATAACTGTCTTTACTAATAATGCCCTCTTCGTTCATGTACCTGGTCTGCATATAGCTTAGCCACTTTTTTGCAGCGGGATAGTTTTTCTGCAATACAGCAAGATCGCCGGTTTGCCGGTACAACATATCTGCGACAAAAAGCAAGGTTCCGGGCCAGCTTACGTTATCGCTATAATAACGCCAGAACGCAGGGGCCACATCAGGTATGGCCCCATCTTCTTTTTGTGCATAGCGGATGTCACCAAGCCATTTTTTATACAATGCGGTATTGTCGAACAAAAAGCTTTCTCCATAGGCGCTTATGGTCCTGTCACCCAGCCAGGGCTGGCGTTCATTGCGTTGAGGGCAGTCGACCGGCATTCCCTTATAATTGGAAGCAATGCCCCACCAAGCGTTTTTAAAGATCTGGTTCAACAAGGCATTTGAAGATTCAAAACTGCCTGTGGTCTGCATGTCGTCAAACACCAGGCAGCCGGTAAAATCACTTTTCTTCGGCGTACCGGGATGACCGCTCAGTTCTGCGTAACGAAAACCCTGATAAGTAAACCTCGGTGCCCAGGTTTCCATGCCCTCGCCTTTAAGGATATAAGTGTCGGTGGCCCTGGCATCGCGCAGGTTAGTTCTGAACAGCTCTCCGCTGGCCTGCAGCGATTCTGCAAAGCGTAATGAAACCACCGTTCCCCGCGGTCCTTTTACATTAAACCTTACCCAGCCGGCAAAGTTCTGCCCAAAATCCAGGATATATTTTCCACCAGGCCGCTTAACAATAGTTAGGGGCGCAATGGTCTTCACTACTTTTACAGGCTCGTTAAGCTGCGCTTCATAGGTACCACCAGGTTCCTGTACATATGCTGCTTTCAGCCATTTGCTTTCTTCATAACCGGGCTCGCTCCAGCCTTTAAACTCTTTGCGGGCATCGTAAAGTTCACCATCATATTCATTATTGGCCATTATAGGCCCATCAGCAGTACCTTTCCAGCTGTCGTCTGTTTTTATAACAGTAGTACTGCCGTCGGTGTATCTAATCACCAGCTGCATCAGCAATTTGGGAAATCCAAAGGTTTTTACTTTATAAGGCTTGGCCTGGCGCATAGCGAAAAAGCGCCCATTGCCCAATATCACGCCAATCGCATGTTTACCCTGCTTCAACTGTGTGGTGACATCCAGCGTATTATATTTGATATTTTTGGTATAATCGGTAGGCGCAGGTGCCAGCACCTGTTCGCCTATTTTTTTGCCATCAATGTACAGTTCGTAAAGGCCCATACCCATAATATAAGCAGTGGCAGAAGCAACCGGCCTGGTAGCTGTAAATTCCTTCCTGAAATACCGGGCCGATAAGCGCCCTTCACTTTCCTTGTCATTTGCAAAAAAACGGTCAAAGCCTATCCACCTTCCTTCCCAGTCTTTATAATGAAGCAGCCCCATCGACCATGATGCAGGCTTGCTCCATACACTATCCCCTTTATTGGTCCAGACTTTAACCGTCCAGTAATATTTGTTTTTACTTTTTAATGCACTGCCTTTGTAGATAATGTGAATTGAGGCCGATGAGCTTAGCTTTCCTGAATTCCAGACATCTGCCTTGCCCTCTGTCAGGAGATCAGGTGCAGAAGCCACCAATACCTGGTAGGCGGTCTGCTGAATGTTGCGCTCCCTATAGTCTCCACGCGCTCCGCCTGCTCCGGAACTGAGCTCCCAGCTCAATGCCGGATTGGGCATGTCTATACCCTGTGGATTTTGCAGCAGCTCACAGCGCAGGTTGTGCAAAGACACCTGCGCAAAGACGGCAGTACAGCTGATCATGAGCAGGACAAGTAACAATATATTTATTTTAAGTTTCATTATTTCAAGCTCTTACATTCAATTTACGCAATTAATCCTTCAATAAAAAATCAAAATACAATGTAATATCCAGCGCTCTTGCAGGATCCTTTTCGTAGTCATAAAAGATGTTCTTCATAGCCATAGGGCCACTTCTGTCGGCCCGCTGTGTTTTGGTACCAATGCCAGGTATGCCCTGCATAAAAGAAATATTGCCCGATGGAAAAAGGGGCTCATAATTGTGCCACTGATCCGTTTTAAACGCCGCACTGAACAGCCTTAAAAAAACGTCTTCATTTTCGGTTGCCACCGTAAAAGACTTGGCTTTCGTGATGAATTTGCACCAGTACATATTGGAATGATAGCCCTTAAACTCGGGATATACCCAGCTTTCGCCTGTTTCTGTATCGTTATATTCTTTTTTCCATATGCCGAAACTGTTTCCCTTCAGGCGGTTTTTCCATACCCTGTTTGGGCCCATGCCCATATACTCCACCCCTTTCATCTGGCTTTCCGGGAAAGAAAAGTTCAGTCCCACAAAATTGCTGAGGTACTCCGAAGGAAAATATTTTACGGTCAGTTTAAGCACTCCTGATGGAGAGATTGTCCACTTCAACGTATTGTAGGCTGATTTTCGATCAAAAGCAGATTCGATAACCAGCTGCTCCCCTTCCATACGGTGTGTAATGTTACTGAAATTATTAGCCCCTTCCTGTACAACCGGTCCATTTGCAAATGGAATGAGGCCATTTGTGTTCCTCACTTCACGAAGTACGCCCGTTTTTTTACTAAAGCTGAGCTGAAGGCCATTGGCAGCTGCAATAAACAAAGAATCTGTCTCCTTCAATGTTACTGTCGTCCCGGCTTTGTCACCGGTCAGTCGCCGAGCCTCCTTAACAGGAAGTATAATGGGAAAGCTCCAGGTAAACAGTTCCTTTCCATGCAGGTCTGTGACCGTTATATAGAGTACATCATAGTTTATCCAGTTTGATGGCAGGCTGATCTTTAAGCGGCCTTTTTCTGATGGTTTCACATCGGGAGCCTTGGCATTGCCAGTTATTTTTTCGTTTGTTTTCAGGTTCAGCAGTTTCCAGTCGAACCTGCAGGTATTCAGATTGGTAAAGTGATAGCGGTTTTCCAGGTTAAATACCCCGTCAAAACCGGCGGTCATTTCCCGGCGTTCAAAAAATACCGGGCTCCAGATTTCTTTAATGGTAAAAAAACTACCCTCTTTTTCATGAAAAGGGCCTACAATGCCGTCGGCACCCCGGTTGCCATCGGCGTCAATAATGTTGTTCTTGTCCGTTCGGACCACGCCCTGGTCTGCAAAATCCCAAAGAAAACCTCCGGCCGATAAGGGGTTTAACAGCATGTCGTTCCAGTAGTCGTCCAGGCTCGCCCCATGCCCCCCATCAAACATACCGTGTAAAAATTCCGTAGGCATCACGATGCTGTGCCCATGACGATAATTCCCTATGCCGTAGTTGTATTCGCGGTAATGCTGGGTATCAAAACCGTTAAAATCTTCCCAGGGATGGACAACAGAACGCTTTTGAATATCTTCCTGTGCAAAAACCGGATCAAGGTCTCGGTTGTGCCCTCCCTCATTCCCATTAGCCCAGAAAATAATGGAAGGATGGTTTACGTCATGCCTCAGCATTTCCTTTACCAGCTTTGTTCCGGTTGGTGTGTCGTAGTGTCCATGCCAGCCTGCAAGTTCATCCATTACATATAAGCCAAGGGAATCACAGACATCCAGAAAATGCCCATCGGGCGGGTAGTGCGACATGCGTACTGCATTCATGTTCATTTCCTTCATCAGCAAGACGTCTTCAATGCTGTTCGTTTTGCTGAGCGCCCTGCCCGAAGCAGGCCGGAAAGCGTGTCTGTTTACCCCCTTAAATTTAATTTTTACACCATTTACAAATACACCATCCCTTGGTTTTACCTCAATGGTCCGAAAGCCGATTTTTTTGGAAACTGTATGTACCACCTTATTTTTGTGATAAAGGGTAAATACGGCAGTATAAAGGTTGGGAAGTTCAGACGACCACAGCAGAGGCGATGAAAAACGTCCTGATATACTGGCCCTACCGGTCTTTTGTATGCTATTGCTCAGTTCGCTCCCATACTTTTTGCCGTCTGCCCCATACAATTGCACACCGAGCTTATCGGCCTCTCCCGTGGTAGACAGTTCGGCATTAAACTGCCCGCTGGCCTGTGCATTTACGGCCAGCCTTTCTATATGCTGCATCGGCAGTGCCTCCAGGTATACCGGCCTGAATATGCCCCCAAAAATCCAAAAATCGGCTTTGCGCTCCGCTTCGTTCACCGATTTATTAGCGGAATGTTTAGATACCTTTACCTCCAGGAGGTTGTCCTGATTATATTTTAACTGTCTTGAAATGTCGTAACGAAAAACATAAAAAGCACCCTGGTGCACAGGGCCCGCAGTTCTTCCGTTTATCTTTACCTCTGCATCCGTCATTACGCCTTCAAACACAATATTGATTTTTTTCCCTTTCCATCCGGTAGGCACTTTAAAACTAAATTTATATAAGCCCTGTTCCTTTCCTCTTACACTGTCCTTTGCAAAGCCATAGTCATATTTACCAAAGCCCTGCAATTCCCAGTTGGATGGAACGGCTATTTTGGTCCACTTTCCGGAATTCATCCCGGCAGTGCAAAAGAAATCCCAGTTAACGGTATGGTCGTTTCCGGTACCCGACAGGTAGAGCTGCGCTGTCTGCTGGGCATACAGCGCATTGACCGGGCCAAAAAGCATCAGCAAAACAAAAGAAAGGATCGGCGTAAATTTCATGGTTAAAGACCTGCTTATTTTATTTTTTCTGTTTTCAGGGACCTGATGTAATAAATTGCTTCTGTAAGGGGTGTTCCCGGGTTTTTCAGGTCAAAATCCTGATCTGTAGGGGTATCTACATCCGGAAAACGGCGGACATCACCCGTCCTGAAAGTTACCCTTTCAAAGGCACTCACCGGCACAAACATCAGGCGTGTGCCCTTGTTTTCCCCGTTTACATAAATATCATACATGCGTTTGTCCATATCCAGTTCTGCACGGATATGGTATGCTTTTCCAGCCTCATACCTTGTGATTCCCGAATTGCGATAACCCACTTTGGCTTTCAGCTCACCATCTGCATCAAATATCAATCTTACCCCGGCAATGCCCTTTGCGTCCTGAAACTCGATCTGCAAGGATCCTGTATTGTTTTGCGCGGGGGTAACCGTAAATTCTATGTTTACTTTTCTCGCGGCTGGCATCATCCTTTCTGCTTTCGCGTAATCGTAAGGGTCCTTGTCACGGAGCGTCAGCACCTTTGTACCATCTGCCGCTTTTTCAATTTTAGCAGGGGCCCAAAGCGGACTAAAAATATTCCAGTATTTCAGTTCCTGACCATCAGGCAGTGCATTAAATACCTCGTTCACCGGGCCAGACACTGTTGAGATCACCGGAACCGGTACTTTGGCCACCCATATGTCTTCTTTGTTCATGCTATAGGTTAACCACATATTCCCGTCTTCAGGTTTGCCATCTGTTTCAGGAATACCCCTGATGTACTGTGGCCCGTAGGATTTATAGTTACCACCATAACGCATTTGCGAAATTTCGCCGTTTACCAATAACAGGTCTTTATAATCCAGACCATTGTTACTGGTAGATACTGCAAGTGGCCATCTGAACTCTGAAGGATTATATACCATAGCAAAACGTCCGTCGCTGGTACGCTGGCCCCAGATCTTCGCATTGCTGTTCACCACACCCGGCGCCCTTAAAGGATTATATTGCCAGGTTTTACCACCATCGTTGCTTACAGATGTTAAGGCATGCTTCCATAGCCCTACCACTTTACCGTCGGGCAGGTGATAATAACTGAAAGCCTTTACCGGTCTGTTTAATGGGATTAAAGGGTCATTCCGGTCTGCTTCTTCTACCATTTGCTGCATCATCAGCGGACTGCCCAGAATTTCCTTACAGGCTTGTACAAGTCCTTTGTCCTTACTGGTCGTATAAAAAGGATAAAGCGTATGTTTCATGTCCCAGCTCTTGTTTGGCCTCAGCAAATAAATGGGCCCATAAGTTCCGTCTCTTTTGATCTCCCTGATCACCCTGCCTATACCTTTTCCGTCGTTCGGATCGTCGGTTTTATCCATAGCTATGCCATAATAGGCCAGCGCAAACAACCTGTCGGCTTTCGACACAAAAAAGCCTACGCGCTGGTGCATGGTCGCATAAAGTTTTTTTGCTACACCTGGATGGCCTTCCTTGCGCCATCCGTCGGGTATCTTATAAGGAGGAAAAATAACTTCTGGTTTAGACCATTTGTATCCATCCTTAGAGCTTTGCAGCAAAGTCTGACTTGGGGGAATGTGCTCTCCTACCGGGTCACTAAGGTACTCCAGGTAAAAGGTCCTGTTCCAGTAGGCCAGCATGGGGGCATGGTTATAGGTCCAGCTCAGACCATCAGACAATTCGGGGTGTTCCCTGTTTGCTCTGAAGGTTTGTATATTGTGCACACCTATTGCAGGTGTAAGCTGCCCATGGTGATAATCTGCATTCACTATGGTGCTGCCGGTATAACGCAGTGTATCCTGCGCCATTGATGCCTGTGTTGCCGTCAGCAAGCCTGCAGCTATCCATATTTTAATATATATCTTCCTCATTTCCTCAGCCTTTCAATGATTTTGCGTTTCACCTCTACTATGGTTCCATGTTTATGCCCTTCCGGAATTACTGTCTCTGCAGAAACATCCTTAAAACTTTTAAAATCGCTGGTTTTTACAGCGGCATACCTTTTCTCCCCGTAGGCATCATAATAAATCAGCCAGTTGTTCCCCAGTTTAACTACCGTCGGCCCTTCTGTCAGCTTGCCGCTAAAAGGCTCAGAAACATCTGCATAAGGTCCGATGGGGTCCTCGCTGAAAGCCACCTTCAGGTTCCTGTTAGGGCGGGTATTGTCTTTCAATACCAGCACATAATCCTTTGCCGACTTTTTTACTATCACTGCATCAATTATGCTGAACCCCGGATCAAGAAATAGCCTGGCTTCACTGAAAACCTTAAAATCCCTGGTCGTAACTGAATACATCCTATGATTGTTGTCTTCATCCTCTACCCCTCTTGCAAAGCGGTGGGGTATGGTAGATGCCCAGATAATGATGTATTCTTTTTTGATGTCATCATAAAAAATTTCGGGTGCCCATACGTTTACGGTAGCCGGTTCATTTTGCAGCACCGGAACAAACTGTTGCCCGGACCAATGGATAAGGTCTTTTGAACTCGCATAGCCAAAGCCTCTTTCGCCCTTCCAGCCGCAGGTCCATACCAAATGAAAAACACCGTCAGGTCCCTGTACCATTGAGGGGTCGCGCATGATCTTTTGTTTACCGATCTCCGGCTTTAAAAAAATTCTGTTCAGGTCGGTCCATTTATAACCATCATAGCTGTACAGCATCCGCAAACCTTCATTTGCCGGCTCGTGAAAAGAGGTAAACACATAGGCTTTTTTTGAGCAGGCGCTGAAACCAGCCATCAGCCCAAATAGGAATAAGAAATGAAAAAACTGCTTTAAACCCGTCCTCATTATATTTTATCAATAACCAATACCCAGTCGTTACCGTCCTTTTCTTCTCCCGGCGGATCGAAATGGTGTGTTCCCTTATTTTCCACAGCACCTATCGGAATAGTTTTGCCATCACGTGGATTGAACCAGGAAGCCTTCACCTGATTGCTTCCAATCACACCCATTTTCAGCGGGATATTTCTTCCTGTATAGGTGTACACAAAGATGTAGTCCTTCCCACGCGTGACCATCAGCCTGCTGTATTTTTCACCATTGCCATCGGCT from Pedobacter africanus includes:
- a CDS encoding alpha-L-rhamnosidase, whose product is MKLKINILLLVLLMISCTAVFAQVSLHNLRCELLQNPQGIDMPNPALSWELSSGAGGARGDYRERNIQQTAYQVLVASAPDLLTEGKADVWNSGKLSSSASIHIIYKGSALKSKNKYYWTVKVWTNKGDSVWSKPASWSMGLLHYKDWEGRWIGFDRFFANDKESEGRLSARYFRKEFTATRPVASATAYIMGMGLYELYIDGKKIGEQVLAPAPTDYTKNIKYNTLDVTTQLKQGKHAIGVILGNGRFFAMRQAKPYKVKTFGFPKLLMQLVIRYTDGSTTVIKTDDSWKGTADGPIMANNEYDGELYDARKEFKGWSEPGYEESKWLKAAYVQEPGGTYEAQLNEPVKVVKTIAPLTIVKRPGGKYILDFGQNFAGWVRFNVKGPRGTVVSLRFAESLQASGELFRTNLRDARATDTYILKGEGMETWAPRFTYQGFRYAELSGHPGTPKKSDFTGCLVFDDMQTTGSFESSNALLNQIFKNAWWGIASNYKGMPVDCPQRNERQPWLGDRTISAYGESFLFDNTALYKKWLGDIRYAQKEDGAIPDVAPAFWRYYSDNVSWPGTLLFVADMLYRQTGDLAVLQKNYPAAKKWLSYMQTRYMNEEGIISKDSYGDWCAPPLTAEAGKGVNADQKHPSALIATAYYYQLIKMMTTYSGLTGNEQDSTLYADLAIKLRKDFNRKFYNDQGYYGGNTLTDNLLPVYFGLVEEVNKTKVAREIARIIEEKNNGHLSTGVIGTNFLMRTLTSIGRADLAYRIATQKTYPSWGYMIENGATAIWELWNGDTAAPKMNSQNHVMMLGDLLIWYYENLAGIKAAAPGFKEIVMRPEMMKGLDSVNATYRSVYGMISSSWSRSSTSFKWEISIPANTTARISIPTKSAEHVTESGRSARKAKELKFIQMEGNRAVFELGSGDYSFTTEL
- a CDS encoding glycoside hydrolase family 2 protein, which codes for MKFTPILSFVLLMLFGPVNALYAQQTAQLYLSGTGNDHTVNWDFFCTAGMNSGKWTKIAVPSNWELQGFGKYDYGFAKDSVRGKEQGLYKFSFKVPTGWKGKKINIVFEGVMTDAEVKINGRTAGPVHQGAFYVFRYDISRQLKYNQDNLLEVKVSKHSANKSVNEAERKADFWIFGGIFRPVYLEALPMQHIERLAVNAQASGQFNAELSTTGEADKLGVQLYGADGKKYGSELSNSIQKTGRASISGRFSSPLLWSSELPNLYTAVFTLYHKNKVVHTVSKKIGFRTIEVKPRDGVFVNGVKIKFKGVNRHAFRPASGRALSKTNSIEDVLLMKEMNMNAVRMSHYPPDGHFLDVCDSLGLYVMDELAGWHGHYDTPTGTKLVKEMLRHDVNHPSIIFWANGNEGGHNRDLDPVFAQEDIQKRSVVHPWEDFNGFDTQHYREYNYGIGNYRHGHSIVMPTEFLHGMFDGGHGASLDDYWNDMLLNPLSAGGFLWDFADQGVVRTDKNNIIDADGNRGADGIVGPFHEKEGSFFTIKEIWSPVFFERREMTAGFDGVFNLENRYHFTNLNTCRFDWKLLNLKTNEKITGNAKAPDVKPSEKGRLKISLPSNWINYDVLYITVTDLHGKELFTWSFPIILPVKEARRLTGDKAGTTVTLKETDSLFIAAANGLQLSFSKKTGVLREVRNTNGLIPFANGPVVQEGANNFSNITHRMEGEQLVIESAFDRKSAYNTLKWTISPSGVLKLTVKYFPSEYLSNFVGLNFSFPESQMKGVEYMGMGPNRVWKNRLKGNSFGIWKKEYNDTETGESWVYPEFKGYHSNMYWCKFITKAKSFTVATENEDVFLRLFSAAFKTDQWHNYEPLFPSGNISFMQGIPGIGTKTQRADRSGPMAMKNIFYDYEKDPARALDITLYFDFLLKD